The Streptomyces sp. A2-16 sequence ACGCGGACCGGGTGCACTTCGGCTACCTGGAGGGTGTGGACGTGCTGCGCAAGGTGTCCCTCGAGGTCGCACCCGGCACCAGGCTGGCACTGGTCGGCCCCTCGGGCGCCGGCAAGTCCACCCTGGGCAGGCTGCTGGCCGGCATCTACGCGCCCCGGGACGGCCGGATCACCCTCGGCGGCGCCGAACTGTCCCGGATGTCCGCCGAACGGGTCCGTGAGCATGTGGCCCTCGTCAACCAGGAGCACCACGTCTTCGTGGGCTCCCTGCGCGACAACCTCCTGCTCGCTCGCACGGACGCCACGGACGCCGAGCTCTGGGCGGCCCTCGGCGCGGTCGACGCGGACGGCTGGGCACGGGCGCTGGACGACGGCCTCGACACCGAGGTCGGCTCGGGCGGGCTGACCGTCACCCCGGCCCAGGCCCAGCAGGTCGCACTGGCCCGACTGGTGCTGGCCGACCCTCACACGCTGGTCCTGGACGAGGCGACGTCGCTGCTCGACCCACGGGCCGCCCGTCACCTCGAACGCTCCCTGGCCCGCGTCCTCGACGGCCGCACGGTGGTCGCCATCGCCCACCGCCTGCACACCGCCCACGACGCGGACGTCATCGCCGTCGTCGAGAACGGCCGCATCAGCGAACTGGGCAGCCATGACGATCTCGTCACGGCGGACGGGGCGTATGCGGCGCTGTGGAGGTCTTGGCACGGGTGAGGGGGTGCCGGGGGGCGGGGCCGGACCGACGGCTGACGGCTGACGGCTGACGGCTGACGGCGGGCAGCGGGGGCTGGCGGCGGGGGCTGACGGCTGACGGCGGGAGCTGACGGCTGACGGCGGGAGCTGGCGGCTGGCGGCTGGCGGCTGGCGGCTGGCGGCTGGCGGCTGGCGGCTGGCGGCTGGCGGCTGGCGGCTGGCGGCTGGCGGCTGGCGGCTGGCGGCTGGGAGCACATACCGGGACAGCCCTCCCAGGCCCTCCCCGGCCCTCACCTCCAGCCCTCTCCCCCCGCTCCAGCCCGCGCAGCGACCACGTGCCGTTGCGCAGTCCCGAAAGGGGGTGCGAGGCTGGCAGCAGCACCGGCTCAGGGAGCGCCCGCGGTCGGCACGGTTCGGTGGCGGGCGCGGCAGGTGCCCCGGCGATCCGTGGTCCGTCCCGGGCCGCGGGAGTACCGGGTCCGTCCCCCTCACCTGGAGGTACCCGTGGACAGCTCCGACGGATGGGGAGACGACGTCTACCAGCCCGACGGATCCGAGATCCAGGACGACGCGGGCCTGCTCGACGCTGAGGACACCCTGGAGGACGACGGAGTCGGCGATCCTCTCGACCGGGGCTGGTCCCCGCCGGAGAGATCGTGGGCGGTCGAGCACAACGGGGTGACGGCCGCCGAGCGCCGGCGGGGCGAGACGCTGGACGAACGGCTCGCCGAGGAGGTGCCCGACCTGGAGCCCTCCGACGGCGACGGCATCGGCGATGTCGACGGCACCGACGGCGAGCTCCTCGACAACGAGGTCGGCGCGACGCGTTCCGGCCGGCTCGTGGCTCCCGACGAGGGGGCCCACGAGGACGAGGAGAGCGCGCTGATCGCCACGGACGTCGGCATCGACGGTGCCGCGGCGTCCGCGGAGGAGGCCGCGATGCACATCGTCGACGAGGAGTCCCTGTCCGGCTGACCGTCGCGGCCGGCCGATCGGTTCACGCGGCCCGCCGCCCCGCGCTGTCCCCACCGCGCACTCCGTACCCCGCACCCGCCCAGCGTCGCCGAAGGAGCAGCCATGCAGCAGGACAAGCACCCCGACTACCACGAGGTCGTCTTCCGCGACCGCTCCGCCGGCTACGCCTTCCTGACCCGGTCCACCGCCACCAGCGACCAGACCATCGAGTGGGACGACGGCGAGATCTACCCGGTGGTGGACGTGGAGATCTCCTCCGAGAGCCACCCCTTCTACACCGGCAAGGCGCGGACGGTGGACTCCGAGGGACGCGTGGCCGCCTTCGAGCGGCGGTACGGGAGCGGGACCGGCCAGGGCGGCTGAGCAGGGAGAGCGGCGCCCGGGCCTCAGATGAAGTTGAGCGCCGCCGCGCAGCCCACTCCTCCGAGGAGCATGAACGCCGGCATCAGCACCTTCAACTCGACCCAGCTGCCCGCACGGAACCGCATGACCTTCGGCGGACCGATCGGGTACCAGCGCTTGCGCCCCACCGGGATCGGCCACAGGATCGGGCAGCCGGAGACCGTCAGCGCGTCCCCGATGTCGTGCACGAGCGCGCCCAGCACGACCGGCAGCCCCAGCCACAGGTACTCCTGGCCGGGCTGCGTGAACAGCCAGTCCGAGCCGTTGCCCGGCTTGTCCAGAACACCCGCGATGATCCACGCGCTGGTCGCGGCCAGCAGCCAGACCAGGACGTCGGCGCTGGAGCCCCGGGTCGCCCGCCACAGCAGGCCCTCGATGGCCAGCACCATGTGCACGAACAGGATCGCCAGCACCGCCCAGCGGCCGCCGGTGATCGCCGCCACCGAGCAGCCCGCACCGATCAGCACCGCCCACAGCCAGGTGTGGGTGAGCGTGCGGTGCCCGCCGGAGCGCCGCGGGTCGCCCTGCTTCTTGGTGGCCTTGTAGACGGCGTAGGAAAGCTTGTCGACGATCTCGCACAGGGCCCGTGAGACCGGTCCGAAGGCCCGCGAGATCGTGGCCGCCTTGTGGTCGAGGTCGGGAGCCAGAGCAGCTCCGGCGCAGATCAGGGCCCCGGCCAGGAGCACGGGCCACGGCATGGTGTGCCCCGTGGCGGCGGCGGCCGCACCTACGCCGAGCCAGGCCGCGGCGCCCGACAGTGAGTGTGCTGGTCCCATCATCGGCGTTGCCCGCCCCATTCCTCGTGTGCCACTGTCCAGTTGACCGGCTGCGCTGACGCTCCGTCGGCGACACAGCGTACTGGTCGTGATCATCGGCCTCGCATCCGATTCCCCCATCGGGCGTCCGGACAGGCAAGATGGGTGGGTGACCCTCATCGATCAGCTGCCGCCGACCGCCGACCCCGACGCCCTCTACGAAGCCTTCGAGTCGTGGGCCGAGGAGCGGGGTCTGACGCTCTACCCCCATCAGGAGGAGGCGCTGATCGAGGTGGTCTCCGGCGCGAACGTGATCGTGTCGACGCCCACCGGCTCCGGCAAGAGCATGATCGCGGCGGGTGCGCACTTCGCGGCCCTCGCCCGTGACGAGGTCACCTTCTACACCGCGCCCATCAAGGCGCTCGTGTCGGAGAAGTTCTTTGAGCTGTGCAAGATGTTCGGCACGGAGAACGTCGGCATGCTGACCGGCGACGCCTCCGTCAACGCCGACGCCCCGGTCATCTGCTGCACCGCCGAGGTGCTGGCCTCGATCGCGCTGCGGGACGGCAAGAACGCGGACGTCGGCCAGGTCGTCATGGACGAGTTCCACTTCTACGCCGAGGCGGACCGGGGCTGGGCCTGGCAGATCCCGATCCTGGAGCTGCCCCAGGCGCAGTTCGTGCTGATGTCGGCCACGCTCGGCGATGTGTCGATGTTCGAGAAGGACCTGACCCGGCGCACCGGCCGGCCGACGTCGGTGGTCCGCTCGGCGACTCGTCCGGTCCCGCTCTCCTACGAGTACAAGCTCACCCCGCTCACCGAGACCCTGACGGAGCTCCTGGAGACCAGGCAGGCGCCCGTCTACATCGTGCACTTCACGCAGGCGCAGGCCGTGGAGCGGGCGCAGGCGCTGATGAGCATCAACATGTGCTCGCGTGAGGAGAAGGACCAGATCGCCGACCTGATCGGCAACTTCCGCTTCACCACCAAGTTCGGCCGCAACCTCTCCCGTTACGTGCGGCACGGCATCGGGGTCCATCACGCCGGCATGCTGCCCAAGTACCGGCGGCTGGTGGAGAAGCTCGCCCAGGCCGGTCTGCTGAAGGTCATCTGCGGCACGGACACGCTCGGTGTCGGCGTCAACGTGCCCATCCGCACGGTGCTGTTCACTGCGCTCACCAAGTACGACGGCAACCGGGTGCGCACCCTGCGGGCCCGTGAGTTCCACCAGATCGCCGGGCGGGCCGGCCGGGCCGGCTTCGACACGGCGGGCTTCGTCGTCGCACAGGCCCCGGAGCACGTGATCGAGAACGAGAAGGCGCTCGCGAAGGCGGGTGACGATCCGAAGAAGCGCCGCAAGGTCGTCCGCAAGAAGGCGCCCGAGGGCTTCGTCGGCTGGACGGAGAACACCTTCGAGAAGCTGATCGCCTCCGAACCGGAGCCGCTGACCTCCCGCTTCCGGGTGACCCACACGATGCTGCTGTCGGTGATCGCGCGTCCCGGCAACGCCTTCGAGGCGATGCGGCACCTCCTGGAGGACAACCACGAGCCGCGCAAGCAGCAGGTGCGGCACATTCGGCGGGCGATCGCCATCTACCGCTCGCTGCTGGACGGCGGCATCGTCGAGAGGCTCGACGAGCCCGACGCCACGGGCCGGATCGTCCGCCTCACCGTGGACCTCCAGCAGGACTTCGCGCTGAACCAGCCGCTGTCCACGTTCGCGCTCGCCGCGTTCGAGCTGCTGGACCCCGAATCGCCGTCCTACGCCCTGGACATGGTGTCCGTCGTGGAGTCCACTCTGGACGACCCACGGCAGATCCTCGTGGCCCAGCTGAACAAGGCGAAGGGCGAGGCCGTGGCCGCGATGAAGGCGGACGGCGTCGAGTACGAGGAGCGCATGGAGCGCCTCCAGGACATCTCGTACCCGAAGCCGCTGGAGGAGCTGCTCTTCCACGCCTACGACACCTACCGCAAGAGCCACCCCTGGGTCGGCGACCATCCGCTCTCCCCGAAGTCCGTCATCCGCGACATGTACGAACGGGCCCTCACCTTCACGGAGTTGGTCTCCTTCTACGACCTCGCCCGCACCGAGGGCATCGTCCTGCGCTACCTCGCGAGCGCCTACAAGACGCTCGACCACAACATCCCGGACGACCTCAAGTCCGAGGATCTGCAGGACCTGATCGAGTGGCTCGGCGAGACGGTCCGCCAGGTCGACTCCAGCCTCCTGGACGAGTGGGAGCAGCTCGCCAACCCGGAGGAGATGACCGCCGAGGAGGCCCAGGAGAGGGCCGACGAGGTCAAGCCCGTCACCACCAACGCGCGCGCCTTCCGGGTCCTGGTCCGCAACGCCCTGTTCCGCCGTGTCGAACTCGCCGCGCTGGACCAGGTCGAGGAGCTCGGCGAGATGGACGGCGAGGCCGGCTGGGACGCGGACGCGTGGGGCGAGGCGATGGACAAGTACTGGGACGAGTACGACGACCTCGGCACCGGCCCCGACGCCCGTGGCCCCAAGCTGCTGCGGATCGAGGAGGAGCCGCAGAACCGGCTGTGGCGCGTCCGGCAGACTTTCGCCGACCCGAACGGCGACCATGACTGGGGCATCAGCGCGGAGATCGACCTCACCGCCTCCGACGCGGAGGGCCGCGCGGTCGTCCGGGTCACCGATGTCGGACAGCTGTGAGCCGTGGGCCGCTTGTGAGCCACAGACAAGACGCGAGCCACAGGCCAGTTGTGAGCCAAGGAGAATCCCACCCATGACGAACCCGGCCGAGAGGCTCGTCGACCTGCTCGACCTGGAGCAGATCGAGGTCAACATCTTCCGTGGCCGAAGCCCGCACGAGTCCCTCCAGCGGGTCTTCGGCGGCCAGGTGGCGGGCCAGGCGCTGGTCGCCGCCGCCCGCACCACGGACGGCGAGCGTCCGGTGCACTCGCTGCACGCGTACTTCCTTCGTCCGGGCCGGCCCGGGGTACCCATCGTGTACCAGGTCGAGCGGGTGCGCGACGGGCGGTCGTTCACCACGCGCCGGGTCACCGCCGTGCAGCAGGGCCGCACGATCTTCAATCTCACCGCCTCCTTTCACAAGCCTGAGGAAGGTCCTTTCGAGCACCAGCTGCCTCCCGCCCGCAAGGTCCCGGACCCGGAGTCCCTGCCGAGGGTCGGCGACGAGATCCGGGAGCATCTGGGCGAACTGCCCGAGCAGTTGGAGCGGATGGCGCGCCGCCAGCCCTTCGACATCCGCTATGTGGACCGGTTGCGCTGGACCGCCGAGGAGGTCAAGGACGCCGAGCCGCGCAGCGCGGTGTGGATGCGCGCGGTCGGGCCGCTCGGGGACGACCCGGTCGTCCACACCTGCGCGCTGACCTACGCGAGCGACATGACCCTCCTGGACGCCGTCCGCCTCCCGGTCCAGCCGCTGTGGGGCCCGCGGAGCTTCGACATCGCCTCGCTGGATCACGCCATGTGGTTCCACCGGCCGTTCCGCACGGACGAGTGGTTCCTGTACGACCAGGAGTCGCCGATCGCGACGGGCGGACGCGGTCTGGCCCGGGGCCGGATCTACGACCGGGAGGGGCGCCTGCTGGTGTCCGTCGTCCAGGAGGGGCTGTTCCGGCCGCTGTAGCTCAGCCGCTTCTGCGCCACAGCCGGCCCAACAGCCCGCGGGACGGCTCCGGAGGTGCCGGCTCGTTCTGCGGCAGGGCGGGCGGTGCCGGCCTGGCCGACGGGCGGGGTGCGGGCCGGAAGTGTCGGGCGTCCTCCAGGGCGCGGGTCAGTTCGGTCCCCAGCCAGTCGATCTCGGCCGGGTCGTCCGCCGTCATGATCTTCTCGACGAGGAGTGCGGCGGGCGAGCCCTGCGCCCCGTGCCCGGGCGGTCCTGGCCGGAAGCGGCTCAGGTGGGACCGCTCGTAGGGGTCGGGAACGAGCTCCGCGATCCGGACGGGGTCGAGGAAGGCGGCGAGGGCTCCGGCGCTCTCCCAGGGGTCCTCGGCGAGACGCAGGAGGAATCCGCGGTGGCGTCCGCGCCAGTTGCGGGCCCGCAGGTCCACGCCCTCGTCCAGCAGGTCGCGCAGCCCCTCGGGCATGCGCCGTGCGGTCAGCAGCGGGGTGTTCTCCTCAACGGTCGTGAACTCCTCGAGTTCGTCGGCCAGATACAGCCACACGACGGCCCGGTACCGGTTGAGGTAGAAGCGCACGGGCGAGAACAGGCCGAGGCGCGCCAGGCGGGTGAACCTGCCGACGGGGATCTCCATGACCTCCGCGCCCTCGGTGGTCCCGACGAGCCGCAGGCGTTGACGCAGTGCGTCAGGGAAGCCGGCCGTGGCCCGCAGCCGGTCGAGCTCGGAACGCGGGACGTGCCGGCCCCCTCCTCCTTCGTCCGGCACCGTGCGAATCCGACCGAGGTGGACGGCGAGGTCGAACTCGCTTCGCTTGAGGCCCAGTTCCCGTGCGGCGCGGCTGGGCGTGCAGGGCTGGTGCCGGAGTTGGGTGATCGTGCTGCTCGACATGTCGCTCCCCCGTGGAGTCGTCGCTCACGCTGTGTGCGCTCGCTGTGACAGAAACCGTAGCCGGTGGGGCGAGAGGTGTGGCAGGCCTGTGGATAACTCGCTACGGGGCGAAGAAATCCCAGGTCAGAGGTCTGATGCCGGGCTTCGCTCGGGCCTGCGGGCGTCCACGTCGAGGTGCTCGCCGACCCGGTTGACGAGCAGCGTCATCTCGTAGGCGATCTGGCCGATGTCGGCGTCGGAACCGCTGAGGACGCACAGACAGCTGCCAGTGCCCGCGGCGGTGACGAACAGCACCGCGTCGTCGAACTCGATCATCGTCTGCCGTACTCCGCCCGCGCCGAAGTGGCGTCCCGAGCCCTTGGCAAGGCTGTGCAGTCCGGACGAGACGGCCGCGAGATGTTCCGCGTCCTCCCGGCGCAGTCCGGTGCTGGCGCCCGTCACCAGACCGTCGTTGGACAGCACCAGCGCGTGCCGCACATGGTCGACGCGCTCGGTCAGGTCGTCCAGCAGCCAGCCCAGCCCCTGCTTCTCCGGCATGTGTCCCGTCTCCCCGTGTGACGTCTCCCCCTGCCCGGAGGATCCACGTCAAGCCTTCCCCAGGACCGACAACGGGGCAAGGAGAATGGGGACATGGCACAGAAGATGACCGATGAGGAATGGCGGGAGTTCGTCTCGCACGGCACCCGCACCGGCAAGTTGTCGACCGTCCGGGCCGACGGGAGTCCACATGTGGCGCCGGTCTGGTTCGTACTGGACGGTGACGACCTGGTGTTCAACACCGGGAAGGCGACCGTGAAGGGGCGCAACCTGGCACGGGACGGGCGGGTCGCCCTGTGCGTGGACGACGACCGGCCGCCCTTCGACTACGTGGTGCTGCGGGGCCGGGCCCGGATCTCGGAGGATCTCGACGAGGTCCGGCACTGGGCCGGGCGGATAGGGGCGCGGTACATGGGCGAGGAGCGGGCCGAGGAGTTCGCCTCCCGCAACGGCGTGCCGGGGGAACTCCTCGTCCGCGTGCAGATCGACAAGGTGCTGGCGGAGAAGTCCGTCGCGGATTGACGTGCCGGTCGGTCTCCGCCCGGGATCAGCCCACCGAGTCGAGCAGCCGGGCGGTGTGCATCCGTCCGGCGTACTCGACGAGCCGGATCAGGACCTCCTTGCCCGAGGCGCGGTCCCGTGCGTCGCACAGCACGACGGGGGTGCCCTGGTCGAGGTCGAGGGCGCGCGAGACGTCGTGGGCGCCGTATGTCCGGGCACCGGCGAAGCAGTTGACGGCCACCACGAACGGGATGTGCCGGTGCTCGAAGTAGTCCACGGCCGGGAAGCAGTCCTCCAGGCGCCGCGTGTCCGCGAGGACGACGGCGCCCAGGGCCCCTTGCGACAGTTCGTCCCACAGGAACCAGAATCGGTCCTGGCCGGGGGTGCCGAAGAGATACAGGGACAGGCCGGAGCGGATGGTGATGCGCCCGAAGTCCATGGCGACCGTGGTGGTGACCTTCTGGTCCACACCGTCGGTGTCGTCCACCAACTGACCTGCTTCGCTCAGCAGTTCCTCCGTGCGCAAGGGCCTGATCTCGCTGACCGCGCCCACCAGGGTGGTCTTGCCCACGCCGAACCCGCCGGCGACCAGTATCTTCAGCGCGAGGGCGGTCTGCTCGCCGCCCTGGGCGTCGGAGTTCTCGGAGACCATCGCTCACTTCTCTCGGGAGGGTCGGCAACGGGCGGCGACGTCGGTACGGGGTCGCGAAGGCAGCATCATGGCAACTGGGACTCCCCTTCGAGGGATTGGACCGCTTATTTCCCGGTTCTGAACGTTCATCTACAGCGCCCGAAGCCCTTCGATCACCTCGCGCAGAATCCGTTCGTCAGGCAGCTGCGCGGGCGGTACCGGGCGGCTGACGGTGACACAGCCGAGTTCCAGGAGGTCCCCCAGGAGCACCCTGACCACGCCCACGGGCAGGTCGGCGCCCGCGGACAGTTCCGCCACCGACTGCGTCTCCGTGCGGCACAGGTCGATCAGGGCCCGGTGTTCGGGTCCGAGTGCCGTGTCGTCGCCGGCTCCAGGCGCCCCCGTGTTGAGGGTGACGAGGGCGATCAGATCGAAGCGCACCCCGGTGGGGCCGGGTTTGGTGCGTCCGCCCGTCATCGCGTAGGGACGGACCAGGGGTCCTGCCTCGCCGTCGTACCACTGACTGCCCTGTTCGTACGGGACGCCCGCCATGTCCTCGGTCATCCGAGCCGACCGCCCTTCCCTCTCATCCGGCGGCGGGCGGCCGGGCACCCACGCGCGGGGGCGTGTACAGGTGCTCGCCGACCCTCTTGACCAGCCGGGCCATTTCGTAGGCGACCAGGCCTATGTCCGCGGTCACGGCGGTGAGGACGGCGAGGCAGGAGCCGTCTCCCGCGGCGGCCACGAACAGGAAGCCGTCGTCCATCTCGACCATCGTCTGGCGCACTCCACCGGCGCCGAAGTGGCGGCCCGCCCCCTTGGCCAGACTGTGGAAACCGGAGGCGACCGCCGCGAGATGCTCCGCGTCCTCACGGCGCAGGTCCGAGGAGGAGCCCACGGCGAGGCCGTCGTTGGAGAGCACCACGGCATGGCGCACCTCGCTCACGCGCAGCACCAGGTCGTCGAGCAGCCAGTCGAGTTCGCCGGACCTGCCCCATTCCCGGTTTCGATCGAGCGGGGGTACACCCATGTCGGCCCTCATGCTCGGGTCCTGGATCATCCTCGGTCTCCTTTGCTGCTGTCTCTGCCCACTGGGGTGTCCGGGGTGGCACCGCGCCCGGGCTGCCTGCCGCCGCCGCGCGCCCAACCGTCCCGGTACGCGGCCATACGGTCCCGTACGAGCTCGGGGGTGCGGCCGTCGTCGTCCCGGCGGGCGGCTGCCGGGGCCGGTTCCTCGGAGCGCTGCTCGCGCAGTTGAGGGGCGAGGCTCGCCTGCCGCACGCGGCGGGGCAGGTCGTCGGCCTCCTCTGGTTCGTCGGGCGGCCGGTGCAGACGCAAGGCGGTGACTCCGGAGCGCGGTGTGTCGGTCGTTCCCCCGTCTGCCGCGGCAGCCAGGGGAGCCACCAGGGCGGGCCGCTCGGCCGGGGCGGAGACGGACTCCTGGTCCCGTTCGGCGGCGGGCACGCGCGCGTACTCGCGCTCCGTGAGCCGTTCCCGGTCCGCGGCCCTGGCGGGGGAACGTTCCGCCGCCTTGATGTGCAGCAGGGCCGTGGGCAGCAGGACGACGGCGGTGGTGCCGCCGTAGGGCGAAGTGCGCAAGTGCACCTTGATGCCGTGCCGGGCGGCGAGCCTGCTGACCACGAACAGGCCGAGCCGGTCGCTGTCGAACAGGTCGAGCGTCTCGGACTGTTCGATGCGGCGGTTGGCCTCCGCGAGGGTCTCCTTGCCCATGCCCAGGCCGCGGTCCTCGACCTCGACGGCGTAGCCGTTGCCGACGGGCTCGCCGGTGACACGCACGCGCGTGTGAGGCGGTGAGAACTGGGCGGCGTTCTCGATGATCTCGGCGAGCAGGTGGGTGAGGTCGGCGACCGCCGCGCCGACGACGGACGCGTCGGGCAGTTGACGTACCTCCACGCGCGCGTAGTCCTCGACTTCGGAGACGGCCGCGCGGACCACGTTGGTCAGCGACACCGGCATGCGCCAGGCGCGCCCGGGGGCCGCTCCGGAGAGGATGATCAGGCTCTCCGCGTGGCGGCGCATTCGGGTGGTGAGGTGGTCGAGCCGGAAGAGGTCGCTCAGTTCGTTCGGGTCGTCGGAGCGGCGCTCCATGCTGTCCAGCAGGCTCAGCTGACGGTGGACGAGGACCTGGCTGCGGCGGGCGAGGTTGACGAAGACCCCGGAGATGCCGCTGGCGAGTTCGGCGCGCTCCACGGCGGCCCGCAGCGCGGCGCGGTGCACGGTGGCCAGGGCTTCGGCGACCTGTCCTGCCTCGTCCTCCGCGGGCGGTCCAGGCGGAGCCTCGGACCGGATGTCGATCTCGTCTCCGGCACGCAGCCGCCCCATCGCGTCGGGAAGTTTGCGGCGGGCGATCTCGAGAGCGCTGTTGCGCAGATCCACGAGTTCGACGACGAGGCCGCGTCCGATGCGCACGGAAATGACGAGCGAGGCGGCGACGGCGATCAGGCCGAGCAGCACCGCGGCACCGGCCGGGGTGAGCAGGCCCCGGGTGAACGGGTCGGCACGGTGCGCGACTCCGCTCCCCGCCGCCTGTTCGACGGTCCGCATGCCCGCCTGCACGCGCGCGTGGGCCGCCCGCCAGGTCGCCTCCGGCGTCGACTCGACGGCGCGGGCACCGGGGGCGGCGGCGAGCGTTCGGTCCTCGGCGGCGGTCACCGTGGCGTAGGCGCCGCTGCCGGCGACCTTCTGCCAGGCGGCGCGGTCGGAGCCCCGCAGGTCGGCCACGGCCCCCTCGGTGAGGGCCCGGCGGGTGTCGACGGCGCCGGTGAACAGCCGCAGCCGCTCTCCGGCCAGGACGCCCGCCAGGCGGCCGCTGGACAGTACGGCATCCTCCTGGGCCAGCGACTCGCCCGCGCGGGAGAACTCGAGCAGCACGCGTGCGTCGGAGCCGAGTTCGGCGTCCTGGATGCCGGTGAGGGCACCGCCCACCGCGAAGGCGCCGGCGATGGTCCTCGTGTAGCGGCCGTACGTCTCGTCCCATCCGGCGCTGCGGTCCAGCACGGCGGCGCGCAGGGAGCGCAGTCGCTCGGCGCCGGTCACGAAGGCCTCGAGTCGCTCGGCGACACCGGCGGGCAGCTCCTCGCCGTCGGCGACGGTGTTGTCGTCGCCGAGCCGCAGTCGTGCCACGGCCCGGTCGGTGCGCGCGGCGAGTTTGCGGAGATCGTCGCTCTGCGCGGCGGACGGGTCCGTCGCGTAGCGGACCGCGACGGCGCGCTCGGCCTGGAGCGCGGTCACCGCGTCGGCGACCGGGGAGCGCACGGCGTCGTCCACGCGCTGCAACTGGCGCAGCCGGGAGACGTCCTGGGCGGTGCTGACGGTGGCGTACGCCCACAGCGCGAGGAGTGAGACGACGGGCACCATGAGCAGACAGACGATCTTGGCGCGGACGGTGCGGGGGCGTATCCGCCAGTGTCCCGCGCGCGCGGGTATGTCCTCGGAAGGGGCGCCCGCGGAGTCGTCCGGGCTTTCGTCGGCCGGTGGTCCGGCATGCGCGCGACGCCCGCGCGCGGGTGTCTGGTCCGGCGTCTCGGCGCCGGCTGTGGGGGTCCTACGCGGTGTACGCATGGCCTCCTCGCTCGGGAGTGGTTCGGGGGCGTGTCGTCGGGCGTCCTGGCCCGGATCAGCCGCTCGGAGGTGACGCTCAGGAGGTGACGCTCTCGACCGCGCGCTGGGCGGAGGCGGATGCCTCGCGCTCGCCTGTCGTGGGCGACAGCGCGACGAAGGCGGAGGTCAGGAAGAGGTAGGAGCCGAGTCCTACGGCGAGCGGGAAGATGAACTGCATCGCCGTGGCCCCGGGCAGGACGTCACCGGAGGGCGAGACCCGCACGCTCACCGCGAACATCCCGGTGTAGTGCATGCTGCTGACCGCGGCGCCCATGATCAGGGAGGCGATGGTGACGGCGACCGGCGACTTGATGTTGAGCGCCGCCCACAGGGCCGCCGTCGCCGCGACCACGGCGATGAGGACGGAGAGTCCGACGAGGACGGGATCGTAGTGGACGCCGCCGTGCAGCCGTACGGCGGCCATGCCGAGGTAGTGCATGCTCGCCACGCCCAGGCCGGTGGTGAGACCGCCCAGGAAGAGCGCACGGACCCGGTCACGGCCGTAGCCGACCGCGAAGACGCCGGCGGAGACGACGACCATCGCGACCAGGAGGCTCGCGATGGTCAGGGGTACGTCGTAGCGGATGTCGGTCCCGCTGACGCTGAAGCCGAGCATGGCCACGAAGTGCATGGTCCAGATGCCGGTCCCGATGGCCGAGGCCGCGGTGAAGAGCCAGTTGCGGCGCGAACGCCCGGTGGCT is a genomic window containing:
- a CDS encoding DUF5709 domain-containing protein, whose protein sequence is MDSSDGWGDDVYQPDGSEIQDDAGLLDAEDTLEDDGVGDPLDRGWSPPERSWAVEHNGVTAAERRRGETLDERLAEEVPDLEPSDGDGIGDVDGTDGELLDNEVGATRSGRLVAPDEGAHEDEESALIATDVGIDGAAASAEEAAMHIVDEESLSG
- a CDS encoding type B 50S ribosomal protein L31 — encoded protein: MQQDKHPDYHEVVFRDRSAGYAFLTRSTATSDQTIEWDDGEIYPVVDVEISSESHPFYTGKARTVDSEGRVAAFERRYGSGTGQGG
- a CDS encoding metal-dependent hydrolase, with amino-acid sequence MMGPAHSLSGAAAWLGVGAAAAATGHTMPWPVLLAGALICAGAALAPDLDHKAATISRAFGPVSRALCEIVDKLSYAVYKATKKQGDPRRSGGHRTLTHTWLWAVLIGAGCSVAAITGGRWAVLAILFVHMVLAIEGLLWRATRGSSADVLVWLLAATSAWIIAGVLDKPGNGSDWLFTQPGQEYLWLGLPVVLGALVHDIGDALTVSGCPILWPIPVGRKRWYPIGPPKVMRFRAGSWVELKVLMPAFMLLGGVGCAAALNFI
- a CDS encoding DEAD/DEAH box helicase; translation: MTLIDQLPPTADPDALYEAFESWAEERGLTLYPHQEEALIEVVSGANVIVSTPTGSGKSMIAAGAHFAALARDEVTFYTAPIKALVSEKFFELCKMFGTENVGMLTGDASVNADAPVICCTAEVLASIALRDGKNADVGQVVMDEFHFYAEADRGWAWQIPILELPQAQFVLMSATLGDVSMFEKDLTRRTGRPTSVVRSATRPVPLSYEYKLTPLTETLTELLETRQAPVYIVHFTQAQAVERAQALMSINMCSREEKDQIADLIGNFRFTTKFGRNLSRYVRHGIGVHHAGMLPKYRRLVEKLAQAGLLKVICGTDTLGVGVNVPIRTVLFTALTKYDGNRVRTLRAREFHQIAGRAGRAGFDTAGFVVAQAPEHVIENEKALAKAGDDPKKRRKVVRKKAPEGFVGWTENTFEKLIASEPEPLTSRFRVTHTMLLSVIARPGNAFEAMRHLLEDNHEPRKQQVRHIRRAIAIYRSLLDGGIVERLDEPDATGRIVRLTVDLQQDFALNQPLSTFALAAFELLDPESPSYALDMVSVVESTLDDPRQILVAQLNKAKGEAVAAMKADGVEYEERMERLQDISYPKPLEELLFHAYDTYRKSHPWVGDHPLSPKSVIRDMYERALTFTELVSFYDLARTEGIVLRYLASAYKTLDHNIPDDLKSEDLQDLIEWLGETVRQVDSSLLDEWEQLANPEEMTAEEAQERADEVKPVTTNARAFRVLVRNALFRRVELAALDQVEELGEMDGEAGWDADAWGEAMDKYWDEYDDLGTGPDARGPKLLRIEEEPQNRLWRVRQTFADPNGDHDWGISAEIDLTASDAEGRAVVRVTDVGQL
- a CDS encoding acyl-CoA thioesterase II translates to MTNPAERLVDLLDLEQIEVNIFRGRSPHESLQRVFGGQVAGQALVAAARTTDGERPVHSLHAYFLRPGRPGVPIVYQVERVRDGRSFTTRRVTAVQQGRTIFNLTASFHKPEEGPFEHQLPPARKVPDPESLPRVGDEIREHLGELPEQLERMARRQPFDIRYVDRLRWTAEEVKDAEPRSAVWMRAVGPLGDDPVVHTCALTYASDMTLLDAVRLPVQPLWGPRSFDIASLDHAMWFHRPFRTDEWFLYDQESPIATGGRGLARGRIYDREGRLLVSVVQEGLFRPL
- a CDS encoding DUF6397 family protein, yielding MSSSTITQLRHQPCTPSRAARELGLKRSEFDLAVHLGRIRTVPDEGGGGRHVPRSELDRLRATAGFPDALRQRLRLVGTTEGAEVMEIPVGRFTRLARLGLFSPVRFYLNRYRAVVWLYLADELEEFTTVEENTPLLTARRMPEGLRDLLDEGVDLRARNWRGRHRGFLLRLAEDPWESAGALAAFLDPVRIAELVPDPYERSHLSRFRPGPPGHGAQGSPAALLVEKIMTADDPAEIDWLGTELTRALEDARHFRPAPRPSARPAPPALPQNEPAPPEPSRGLLGRLWRRSG
- a CDS encoding roadblock/LC7 domain-containing protein, encoding MPEKQGLGWLLDDLTERVDHVRHALVLSNDGLVTGASTGLRREDAEHLAAVSSGLHSLAKGSGRHFGAGGVRQTMIEFDDAVLFVTAAGTGSCLCVLSGSDADIGQIAYEMTLLVNRVGEHLDVDARRPERSPASDL
- a CDS encoding PPOX class F420-dependent oxidoreductase, yielding MAQKMTDEEWREFVSHGTRTGKLSTVRADGSPHVAPVWFVLDGDDLVFNTGKATVKGRNLARDGRVALCVDDDRPPFDYVVLRGRARISEDLDEVRHWAGRIGARYMGEERAEEFASRNGVPGELLVRVQIDKVLAEKSVAD